ATGAGCCCAACCCAACACGGCGAAGTGTTCGTGACACAAGACGGGGCGGAAACCGATTTAGACTTAGGTCACTACGAGCGTTTTATTCGTACCAAAATGACAAAACGCAATAACTTCACGACAGGTAAAATTTACTCAGAAGTATTACGCAAAGAGCGTCGTGGTGATTATTTAGGTGCGACAATTCAAGTTATCCCACACATCACCAATGAAATCAAAGATCGCGTGATTGCCGGTGCGCAAGGCCATGATGTGGTTATCGTGGAAGTAGGCGGAACAGTGGGTGATATTGAATCACTTCCATTCTTAGAAGCACTGCGCCAACTTGCCGTACAAGTGGGCCGTGAGCATACTATTTTTATGCACTTAACTTTAGTGCCATACATCCCAACGGCGGGCGAAGTAAAAACCAAGCCAACCCAACATTCTGTAAAAGAATTACTTTCGATTGGTATTCAACCGGATGTGCTTATCTGCCGTTCAGATCGCATGATTCCACCAAATGAGCGTGCAAAAATCGCCTTATTCTGTAACGTACCAGAACGTGCCGTCATCTCATTAAAAGATGTGAATTCGATCTACCAAATTCCGGCATTATTGAAATCACAAGGTTTAGATGAATTCATCTGCCAACGTTTCCACTTAGACTGTCCTGAAGCCGATCTTTCAGAATGGGAACAAGTGCTTTATCAAGAAGCCAACCCAGTGGGCGATGTGACCATCGGTATGGTAGGTAAATATACTGAATTACCAGATGCTTATAAATCAGTGAATGAAGCCTTAAAACACGCAGGTTTGAAAAACCGTTTAAGTGTGCATATCAAATACATTGATTCACAAGATGTCGAAACCAAAGGCACTGAAGTATTGAAAGGCGTCGATGGTATTTTAGTACCGGGCGGCTTTGGCTATCGTGGTGTAGAAGGCAAAATTTTGACCGCAAAATATGCACGTGAAAACAATGTGCCTTACCTCGGTATTTGTTTAGGGATGCAAATTGCGTTAATCGAATATGCGCGCAACGTGGCTGGCCTTGAAAAAGCGAACTCATCTGAATTTGATCGTCACTGTGAGCAACCTGTTGTGGGTTTGATTACAGAATGGCAAGATGCGGAAGGTCACATTGAAACCCGTGATGATAATTCTGATCTCGGTGGTACGATGCGTTTAGGTGCACAACAATGTCATTTAATTGAAGGCTCAAAAGCGCGTGCATTATATGGCAAAGAAACCATCGAAGAACGTCACCGTCACCGCTATGAAGTGAACAACAACCTGCTCCCACAAATTGAAAAAGCAGGTCTTAAAGTGACGGGCTTATCTGCGGATCGTAAATTAGTGGAAATCATTGAAGTACCAAACCACCCATGGTTTGTAGCATGTCAATTCCACCCAGAATTTACGTCAACGCCACGTGATGGTCACCCATTATTCGAAGGTTTTGTCAAAGCAGCCAGAGAAAATCAGTTAAAAACTGAAAAGTAATTTACTGATAATTCCATAAACAAGTGCGGTCAAAAATTCTTGTGTTTTTGACCGCACTTTGCATTTTTAAGCATTTTAATTTGATTGATTCGATTACCGTTTCACCAAACGATAAGGCAAGATCTGCATTTTACATTTATCAGAAATATCATCTGAATCGAAATTATTAATAAAATGCCAATGTGCGGTATCTTTTGTTAAATCAGTAAGATAAATTTGAGTGTTACCTACTTTATAACGACACTCACCAATAACAAAATTCCTTTCACTACTTGCTTCATCCATATAATCACCGTGAACAACTTGGATAAGCTTCGCATGATTGGTTAAATCAGTGTAATACCACCAAATATCAAATTTATCTTTATCATTAGCTAACTGAACTTGCAAACTTGGCTCTATAAAGTTCGCATTATAACTATGAGCTTGCATTATTTGTGAACTGATTAACTCATTATGTTTCCAAAGGTAATCATAATTGAGCTGGCGATTTTCATAAAATGCAACTTTACTCTTTAAACGAATCGTCGGTAGAATAACTTCACCTTCAGGTATTTCACAACTGGCTAAGGTAAAATCAGAATAAGGCATCGAAGGCCCCTTACCTTTTATTCGTACAAAAACAAAACTTCCTCTACTCAAACAAGACTGTCCATTAATAGAAATGGTTTCTGGCATGCCTAAGTCAGTATCAGGTTGTTCACCCAATCTAACCAAATCATTGATGCTAACTACATTACTATTTAATGAAAGTTTATTTAAACGAAAATCGCCCCACTTAAAATACGTATTATCGAGCGTAATAACATAATCTGGCGCATCTTCTCCAGTTGTTGCAAAAACAAATGCATTCGGAGATAAATCATCAATACCTGCTAAATACGGTTTATCTTGTAACTGAACGCCTCTAAGCCCCCAATCTTGTGGAGCTGAAGAGAACAAAACATAAAATACA
This portion of the Haemophilus parainfluenzae T3T1 genome encodes:
- the pyrG gene encoding glutamine hydrolyzing CTP synthase yields the protein MATNYIFVTGGVVSSLGKGIAAASLAAILEARGLNVTIMKLDPYINVDPGTMSPTQHGEVFVTQDGAETDLDLGHYERFIRTKMTKRNNFTTGKIYSEVLRKERRGDYLGATIQVIPHITNEIKDRVIAGAQGHDVVIVEVGGTVGDIESLPFLEALRQLAVQVGREHTIFMHLTLVPYIPTAGEVKTKPTQHSVKELLSIGIQPDVLICRSDRMIPPNERAKIALFCNVPERAVISLKDVNSIYQIPALLKSQGLDEFICQRFHLDCPEADLSEWEQVLYQEANPVGDVTIGMVGKYTELPDAYKSVNEALKHAGLKNRLSVHIKYIDSQDVETKGTEVLKGVDGILVPGGFGYRGVEGKILTAKYARENNVPYLGICLGMQIALIEYARNVAGLEKANSSEFDRHCEQPVVGLITEWQDAEGHIETRDDNSDLGGTMRLGAQQCHLIEGSKARALYGKETIEERHRHRYEVNNNLLPQIEKAGLKVTGLSADRKLVEIIEVPNHPWFVACQFHPEFTSTPRDGHPLFEGFVKAARENQLKTEK